GTATCGACATGACTATGTCATGGGGATGGGAAAACATCAACTTGCTGGTAGGAATCTTCCATTTTGCAAGTATGAACAAAGCTAACAAGAAAGGGTGAGTTTGAGAGGAAAAGTGCTGCACAATAATTGATCATTTCCCTTAGAACACAAGATTTTTGTGGACNNNNNNNNNNtatatatgatattacaaTAGATTTAGTGTTTGCCGCTTCTTGAAGCATGGTTTTCACCAAATACAGCAGCAGCATTGCGATAGGGTAACTCATGTAATAACAAGAGATGATGCTTTGAGAGACAACCTGAGGTCATTGTTTTGGACTCATTATTGCAGAGAAGAACATAATAATGGAACCCCATTGTTCAACTCcacccaaaagaaaaacaagccTTATGGCAAGTGGACTGGAGCAAGAAAAGGATCTTTGCTGAAAATTTGATCTTTCACTGATGTATACATGGGATCTATGTACAAGTTACAGCGTAGTCAAACCAAATCTCAACATACTCTCGACCACCACCAGTGCGCTTTCAGCTCGCCAGGGTGCTCAATTCGTTGCTTTTGTAttgaaatttagtaaatttacatttaccagCAATGCTTGTTATCTTAAATGTTAGTATCGCAAAATTTTCCATCGATCCTATTTTGGACGGCTCTGACTGCAGCAACTCTTGCGGCTGTGGCAGCCCTGTTGGCAGCCACCACGGCCTTGTTCACCTGTTCATCCACCCGGCGAAGGTGGATCGCGTTTTCTGCTGTTTTTCTAGCGGCCTGCCGAAATTAATAGTTTAAGAAAAGTCAAACCAAAATGTTGATACAATATAGGGCTAATAAATTGTTCTGTGTATGATGAAACGCCAAAAGTTGTCACCTGAACGGCTCGAAGAACGGCATCGGTCAGAGGGGGAAGGCGAGTCCTGAGATTGCCACCATCCCATTCACCACATCTTGTCTCGCCATTTCGGAAAGTATACATGCCATACCCTTGCTTCCGCCCTTCATGCCATGATCCTTCATAATAATGACCATTGGCGAAGTGATAGACACCAAAACCGTGgattttatctccaaaatacTCCCCAGCGTATCGATCTCCATTCCTAGAATACAATCAAACTGCATCAGTATTTGCAAAGTTCCTTTTAATACAAAACAAAGAGATAGAGATCAATCAATTTGTTTACTTCAGGTAAGGATTTCCCAATTCTTCGATGACAAGACACCAACTCAATATTTGTGCATTTAATACCAACAATCTTAAGAGAAAACTAGATTGATCACAGAACAACCCAGTAGAAAAGGTTGAACGCAGAGTACAATATCTCGAATATCTTTTTCAAGAACAATCCTTTGAATAGCATTCAACAAACAATGTCAAACATAATTCAGAAATGCAAAAGAGAAACTTTTAATTACCACTTTCTGATCTTAGCAATCTcttaaaatcatttttcatcAAGGAAGACAACATTAACAGAACTATCTGTTTGTTCCCACGaatttttgtaagaaaaaagaaaaagtgacaAACAATTACAAAGCCCCAAATTCACATAAAGGAAACCGCCATCTTCAGTGAGCATATAGCTTTCGAGTGTAGAGAAAATTACACTTTAAACATTCAAACTGTCCTGCTATTATTTCGAGCTTATACTGCTCCATCAACAAGCTAAAAAACATAACACTAATTAACACAACAaataaccacacaaattcgcATCAGAATCCCATAATAGAACTCCCAAGATGtcttgaaaaattcaaaccaCGCAAACTAATTAGAAAAACAAGagttaaagaaaaatcaaaatgttcACCTGAAATGGTAACATCCAAGGCCGTGTTTAACACCGCACTTGAACTCCCCAATGTAACAGCTCCCATCAGCGCAAGTCTGCACCCCAACACCGTGACTTTGACCATTACACCACTCTCCAGCATACGTATCCCCTGTATAGAACTTATACACTCCATATCCATGCCTCAGACCCTGCCTATACTGCCCTTTATATCTACTCCCTCTTGCCCAACTCTCAATCCCATAACCATCATACCTCCCATCAATCCAGTCCCCTTCATACCTTCCATTCACAAAGTAATTATACACTCCACTACCATTGCACTTTCCCTTGTGGAACTCACCTTCATAGAAATCACCATTGCTGTAAAACTCCACCCCTTCTCTTATAATCTTTTGAACACCATTCTCCTTCTTGCTTTGAGGTTTCGTTTccaatttgtttaaattagaCTCCCCTATGAACCATTGCACCGGTTTTGAATGGGTTTTGGAGGCAAAACAAGAAAGCCCGAGTCTTTTTGCATACTCATCACATAATTGCTTGcacaagttaaaatttttgttcacGAAAGACTTGTTTCTGGAGACTAAGAATAGTAAAACCGCGATCAAGATTAAAGCTAAGAGTAAGTTTTCTGAGGTGGGAATGTCGTCCCTATTGAAAAAAGAGACAAAGGTGTACACAGAGAGCAAGAGGATGACGAGAACCGGTGCGAGAGGAGCTGAACCGGACCTAACTGGAGGTTTCGAGACGGGTTTGCTATGGGGCTTCTGCTCCTCGATATCAGTTTCCTGGTCAGGTGGGATCTCGCTCACAGAAGATAAGCTGTGGATTGATGATCGGATGGTGGGTGAAGAGCGGAGGAGTGAAGAGTTGGTCCTAGTAAGCTTCGCCTGGCTTTTCTGGCCGTCCATGTTAACATTTAGACTTTCGAGTTTCATTCTCAGCCGTCGATCTTTCCTCCTCCTACCAGTGGGACCACCTCCTGTACCTCGATATTCTTGTCATGTACTCCGATGCTGGTTTCATCTCCGGTGGTGCGCAGGATAAGCAGTGAAGCAAGTGcgcatttttaaaattttcagaagaGAAAACactgtgtgttgtgtgtgagagagaaagaagagagagaggtgagagagaaagaagagagagcgAAGGTAGTTTTGGAATTGTTCGGAGTGGACCGAGTTTAATGTGGGGGATGTGAATTTATATGTTGGAAAAAGCGATGAGGTGGGCCCACCTGTACTTGATGTGATCCGTCGATGAAATATCTGAGGGCCGAAAATCGGTTCTCGTTCCTAGCCGTCGATGAGGAAGTTCCCGGTACTGACGGGAAGGTACTGTCATCGGATCTAGATTCGGCTTTCTGGGCCTTCTTACTTTTGATCTCAGGCCGGCACGTGCGACTGACatggaattttcttttatatcatttcttttccttttattttttttttgtacaatttctttgaaaaacaaaattagaagaaaaaaaaatctcaacaCTAATTGAATACAGTGAAGAAGCGTGAGTcgcatttaatttaatattatggtTCCATGATTAGAAAAGTAATGGTGGCTTGTTTGACACGATGTTACGACAAGTAAA
The window above is part of the Sesamum indicum cultivar Zhongzhi No. 13 linkage group LG2, S_indicum_v1.0, whole genome shotgun sequence genome. Proteins encoded here:
- the LOC105155384 gene encoding MORN repeat-containing protein 1 produces the protein MKLESLNVNMDGQKSQAKLTRTNSSLLRSSPTIRSSIHSLSSVSEIPPDQETDIEEQKPHSKPVSKPPVRSGSAPLAPVLVILLLSVYTFVSFFNRDDIPTSENLLLALILIAVLLFLVSRNKSFVNKNFNLCKQLCDEYAKRLGLSCFASKTHSKPVQWFIGESNLNKLETKPQSKKENGVQKIIREGVEFYSNGDFYEGEFHKGKCNGSGVYNYFVNGRYEGDWIDGRYDGYGIESWARGSRYKGQYRQGLRHGYGVYKFYTGDTYAGEWCNGQSHGVGVQTCADGSCYIGEFKCGVKHGLGCYHFRNGDRYAGEYFGDKIHGFGVYHFANGHYYEGSWHEGRKQGYGMYTFRNGETRCGEWDGGNLRTRLPPLTDAVLRAVQAARKTAENAIHLRRVDEQVNKAVVAANRAATAARVAAVRAVQNRIDGKFCDTNI